A part of Brachybacterium faecium DSM 4810 genomic DNA contains:
- a CDS encoding phosphopantethiene--protein transferase (PFAM: 4'-phosphopantetheinyl transferase superfamily~TIGRFAM: holo-[acyl-carrier-protein] synthase; phosphopantethiene--protein transferase domain) — protein sequence MSTFPTATPAPGPDHDFGGRAFPPRDDGTVVGVGIDVVGIARLTEMLERTPALLERLLTPSERALSAASRAARVAAKEAVGKALGAPGDFSWQDVTVERTGVRRPYLRLRGATLRAAEQQGVAHLHLSLSHDGDIATAIVVAERGRP from the coding sequence GTGAGCACCTTCCCGACCGCGACCCCGGCGCCCGGCCCCGATCATGACTTCGGAGGCAGGGCGTTCCCGCCCCGGGACGACGGCACGGTGGTGGGCGTCGGCATCGACGTGGTCGGCATCGCGCGACTGACCGAGATGCTCGAGAGGACCCCCGCCCTGCTCGAGCGTCTGCTGACCCCCTCGGAGCGCGCGCTCTCGGCCGCCTCCCGCGCCGCCCGGGTCGCGGCGAAGGAGGCCGTGGGCAAGGCGCTCGGCGCCCCCGGCGACTTCTCCTGGCAAGACGTCACCGTGGAGCGCACCGGCGTGCGCCGCCCCTACCTGCGCCTGCGCGGCGCCACGCTGCGTGCCGCCGAGCAGCAGGGCGTGGCCCACCTGCACCTGTCCCTCTCGCACGACGGCGACATCGCCACCGCGATCGTCGTCGCCGAGCGGGGGAGGCCCTGA